A window from Lampris incognitus isolate fLamInc1 chromosome 5, fLamInc1.hap2, whole genome shotgun sequence encodes these proteins:
- the LOC130112428 gene encoding mineralocorticoid receptor-like, which yields MRMLSMLAIAKVPKDGLQNQAAFEEMRVNYIKELRRSVGKATNNSGQTWQRFFQLTKLLDAMHDLVSNLLDFCFYTFRESQALKVEFPDMLVEIISDQIPKVESGLTHTIYFHKK from the exons TTCCCAAAGACGGTCTGCAGAACCAGGCGGCATTCGAGGAGATGAGGGTTAACTACATCAAGGAGCTCCGGCGTTCGGTGGGCAAAGCCACTAACAACTCCGGCCAAACCTGGCAGCGCTTCTTCCAGCTCACCAAGCTACTGGATGCCATGCATGAT CTGGTGAGCAACCTACTGGACTTCTGTTTCTACACCTTTCGGGAGTCCCAGGCCCTGAAGGTGGAGTTCCCTGACATGCTGGTGGAGATAATCAGTGACCAGATACCAAAGGTGGAGTCAGGTCTCACCCATACAATCTACTTCCACAAAAAGTGA